In one Winogradskyella sp. MH6 genomic region, the following are encoded:
- the ccoG gene encoding cytochrome c oxidase accessory protein CcoG — protein sequence METPDNEVFRDSIGTINEEGKRNWIFPKKPSGPYYDKRKLVSYFLLAFLFAAPFIKINGNQFLMFNVLERRFNIFGFPFWPQDFHLFVISMIIGVVFITLFTVGFGRIFCGWICPQTIFMEMVFRRIEYWIDGDRNKQMRLKKQKWDAEKIRKRLLKWFIFLVISFLIANIFLAYLIGSDKLLRYVKEGPAEHLGTLFPLLIFTGVFYFIFAWFREQVCIIACPYGRLQGVLLDNKSIVVAYDHKRGEGENGRKKFRKNEDRDALGHGDCIDCFQCVHVCPTGIDIRNGTQLECVNCTACIDECDTIMEKIDKPKGLIRYASEDNIEKKEPFKLTARMKGYIAVLVILIGVLLGMIALRNDVEARVLRLPGQLYEQKDNNIISNVFTYKIVNKTTETIKDVSFKLRGIDGNIKLVSTSDTFEVKESGLAEGTLFIELKQSDLSGDKNTLTIDVYSGDKLIETTSVTFLGPRSYN from the coding sequence AGCTTTCCTATTTGCAGCACCATTTATTAAAATAAATGGAAATCAATTCTTAATGTTTAACGTCCTCGAAAGGCGATTTAACATCTTTGGTTTCCCTTTTTGGCCACAAGACTTTCATTTGTTTGTAATTTCTATGATAATAGGAGTGGTTTTTATCACCCTTTTTACAGTAGGGTTTGGTCGTATTTTCTGTGGATGGATTTGTCCTCAGACCATTTTTATGGAAATGGTTTTTAGACGCATCGAATATTGGATAGATGGTGATAGAAATAAACAAATGCGTCTTAAAAAGCAAAAATGGGATGCAGAAAAGATAAGGAAGCGACTTTTAAAGTGGTTTATATTTTTAGTGATTTCTTTTTTAATTGCTAATATCTTTTTGGCCTATTTAATTGGCAGCGATAAACTTCTTAGATATGTAAAAGAAGGGCCTGCTGAGCATTTAGGCACATTATTCCCATTATTGATTTTTACAGGAGTCTTCTATTTTATTTTTGCCTGGTTTAGAGAGCAAGTATGTATTATAGCCTGTCCTTATGGAAGATTACAAGGCGTACTTTTAGACAATAAATCTATTGTGGTTGCTTACGATCATAAGCGTGGTGAAGGAGAAAATGGCAGAAAGAAATTTAGAAAAAATGAAGATAGAGATGCCTTAGGCCATGGAGATTGTATTGATTGTTTTCAATGTGTTCATGTTTGTCCTACTGGTATAGACATTAGAAACGGTACACAATTAGAATGTGTAAACTGTACGGCTTGTATTGATGAGTGCGACACCATAATGGAGAAAATTGACAAGCCTAAAGGTTTAATCCGTTATGCAAGTGAAGACAATATAGAGAAGAAAGAGCCATTTAAACTAACGGCTCGTATGAAAGGTTACATTGCTGTACTTGTCATTTTAATTGGTGTATTATTAGGTATGATAGCTTTAAGAAATGATGTAGAAGCAAGAGTGCTTAGATTACCTGGTCAACTTTACGAGCAAAAGGACAATAACATCATTAGTAATGTATTTACCTATAAGATTGTAAATAAAACAACAGAAACCATAAAAGATGTTAGCTTTAAACTTAGAGGTATAGATGGTAACATAAAACTTGTTTCTACTAGCGATACATTTGAAGTTAAAGAAAGTGGTTTAGCTGAAGGGACTTTATTTATAGAATTAAAGCAAAGTGATCTTTCTGGAGATAAAAACACACTGACCATTGATGTTTATAGTGGAGATAAATTAATTGAAACAACTTCGGTGACCTTCTTAGGGCCTAGAAGTTATAATTAA
- a CDS encoding FixH family protein: MKVNWGTAIVIAFAGFIGFIMYFVVNMATNDKYDHDLVVEDYYQQELKFQSNIDKEKNSKSLKTDITWKKTKEGILVEFPKDLDVKKIKGSVFLYRPSNKKLDFEIPISLSDHNLLIPDNKLLDGRWNINIDWTYNNEAYLFKKEIDY, from the coding sequence ATGAAAGTAAATTGGGGAACAGCAATAGTTATAGCCTTTGCAGGTTTTATAGGCTTTATTATGTATTTTGTAGTTAACATGGCTACTAATGACAAGTATGACCATGATTTGGTAGTTGAAGATTACTATCAGCAAGAATTAAAATTTCAATCAAATATTGATAAAGAAAAAAATTCTAAAAGCCTTAAAACAGATATTACTTGGAAAAAAACCAAAGAGGGTATCCTTGTTGAATTTCCTAAAGACTTAGATGTAAAAAAAATCAAAGGTTCAGTGTTCCTATACAGACCATCTAACAAGAAGTTAGATTTTGAAATTCCTATTTCATTATCTGATCACAATTTGCTCATACCTGACAACAAATTGTTAGATGGTCGCTGGAACATTAACATAGATTGGACATACAATAACGAAGCTTACTTGTTTAAGAAAGAAATAGACTATTAG